One part of the Thermococcus sp. JdF3 genome encodes these proteins:
- a CDS encoding DMT family transporter, translating to MSRKHAVGAVLLWSTVASAFKLSLRYMSPLQLLLYASLTSLALFGLLYARDFSPRRDNLRSAYLGLINPLLYYTVLFSAYDRLPAQEAQALNYTWPLMLVLLSIPLLGKKPGARTMAGLFLGFLGALVVATKGDLGGLNFTDPLGVALGLGSAVVWAAYWLLNLRDERQLVEKMFWNFLFGFAYVSIVAVATGNLTVPPVEGLAGAVYVGLFEMGVTFLLWYRAVEGDMAFASNLAYLVPFLSLFLISIVVGESIAPATVAGLAMIVGGIVLGRER from the coding sequence ATGTCAAGGAAACACGCAGTCGGTGCGGTTCTCCTCTGGTCAACGGTCGCCTCCGCCTTCAAGCTCTCGCTCCGCTACATGAGCCCGCTCCAGCTTCTCCTCTACGCCTCGCTGACCTCGCTCGCACTCTTCGGGCTTCTCTATGCGAGGGACTTCAGCCCAAGGAGGGATAACCTCCGCTCGGCATACCTCGGCCTGATAAACCCCCTGCTTTACTACACCGTGCTCTTCTCTGCCTACGACAGGTTGCCGGCCCAAGAAGCGCAGGCTTTAAACTACACCTGGCCCCTGATGCTCGTGCTCCTCTCAATCCCGCTCCTCGGAAAGAAACCGGGTGCCAGAACCATGGCCGGTCTCTTCCTCGGATTCCTCGGTGCCCTCGTCGTGGCGACGAAGGGTGACCTGGGGGGGCTAAACTTCACCGACCCGCTGGGCGTTGCCCTCGGCCTGGGAAGCGCGGTGGTCTGGGCAGCCTACTGGCTCCTCAACCTCCGCGATGAGAGACAGCTCGTTGAGAAGATGTTCTGGAACTTCCTCTTCGGCTTCGCATACGTTTCAATCGTTGCGGTCGCGACCGGCAACCTCACGGTACCACCCGTGGAAGGCCTCGCGGGGGCGGTTTACGTCGGCCTGTTCGAGATGGGAGTTACGTTCCTCCTCTGGTACCGGGCGGTGGAGGGAGACATGGCCTTTGCCTCCAACCTGGCCTACCTCGTGCCCTTCCTGAGCCTGTTCCTCATTTCCATCGTCGTGGGGGAGAGCATAGCGCCGGCAACCGTGGCGGGACTGGCGATGATAGTTGGGGGCATAGTCCTCGGGCGGGAACGATAA
- a CDS encoding PEGA domain-containing protein: MRWKLIFLAFLMAGLLVPPAYSAGESTMERPGYLFVEAPGNVAEIVGVGSYATPVGLVLKPGNYTVRITGNVTVVARVSVKAGEATILRVNPDEIAEAVSGEGIVSIGAIFNESANYSREKLNPPFNPLRQFTGCGFGSFYVNISRPVPMALVERGEEEVYLIPNGTFVHLGDSDGEPCIDYVEAHAGATHSERVRNATYLVPWARLEIDSVPQGLTFYINGGYNRYIFYTPMGLYVPAIPRDVYNATAVSYYGTVRIPVIHKLDTHTVGIAENPYLVQCLVRVAPNETRHISVDMEKVKSSLTVERRAVRAVPLKVDSEPGNASLVVTDGVLRVFATTPATLFLPPGNYTVVASKGNLSAKESVVLAESASVFLRLSPASAALTVVTYPENATVLLNGEEVKSKNLTLSPGRYNITVKAPGYLTKSLEVILAPSESKRIEVSLEKKPAVEDREIVTSPPSGGADDTRAGEKSQTRENSVPENTPVPSAPPTDDVPGPPGRDNSSLWVKAGILAGVVGAVYLALRLRR; this comes from the coding sequence GTGAGGTGGAAGCTCATTTTTCTGGCGTTTTTGATGGCCGGTCTGCTCGTTCCTCCGGCATATTCGGCCGGAGAAAGCACGATGGAGAGGCCCGGCTACCTGTTCGTCGAGGCACCTGGAAACGTGGCCGAGATAGTTGGGGTGGGCTCGTACGCCACCCCCGTTGGCCTGGTGCTCAAGCCGGGGAACTACACAGTCAGGATAACCGGAAACGTCACGGTGGTTGCCCGGGTTTCGGTGAAGGCTGGGGAAGCCACAATCCTCCGCGTGAATCCCGACGAGATTGCGGAGGCGGTTTCAGGGGAGGGGATCGTGTCGATAGGGGCAATCTTCAACGAGAGCGCCAACTACAGCCGGGAGAAGCTCAACCCGCCTTTTAATCCCCTCCGGCAGTTCACCGGCTGCGGTTTCGGAAGCTTCTACGTGAACATCTCCAGGCCGGTCCCAATGGCCCTCGTGGAGAGGGGGGAGGAAGAGGTTTACCTGATTCCAAACGGGACGTTCGTTCACCTCGGGGATTCGGACGGGGAACCGTGCATTGATTATGTGGAGGCCCACGCCGGGGCAACTCACTCGGAACGCGTCAGAAACGCCACCTACCTCGTCCCCTGGGCGCGGCTGGAGATAGACTCCGTGCCCCAGGGTTTGACGTTCTACATCAACGGCGGCTACAACCGCTACATCTTCTACACCCCCATGGGCCTCTACGTTCCAGCCATTCCCCGAGACGTTTACAACGCCACCGCCGTCAGCTACTACGGGACGGTACGGATACCGGTGATCCATAAGCTCGACACCCACACGGTGGGAATAGCGGAGAACCCCTACCTGGTCCAGTGCCTCGTCAGGGTGGCCCCCAACGAAACCCGCCACATCAGCGTGGACATGGAAAAGGTGAAGTCCTCGCTGACGGTGGAGAGGAGGGCTGTGAGAGCGGTTCCCCTTAAGGTCGATTCCGAGCCGGGCAACGCTTCCCTCGTGGTCACCGACGGGGTACTGAGGGTCTTCGCCACAACGCCCGCGACGCTCTTTCTTCCCCCCGGGAACTACACCGTCGTAGCCTCGAAGGGCAACCTCTCAGCTAAAGAATCCGTGGTTCTGGCAGAGAGCGCGAGTGTTTTCCTGAGGCTCTCCCCGGCCAGCGCGGCCCTAACTGTGGTAACCTATCCGGAAAACGCGACGGTGCTCCTTAACGGCGAGGAGGTCAAATCCAAAAACCTCACCCTCAGCCCTGGGCGCTACAACATCACAGTGAAGGCTCCCGGCTATCTCACGAAGAGCCTGGAGGTAATCCTGGCCCCGAGCGAGTCGAAGAGGATCGAGGTGAGCCTGGAAAAGAAGCCCGCGGTGGAGGATAGGGAAATCGTCACCTCGCCGCCCTCTGGCGGAGCGGACGACACCAGGGCCGGGGAAAAGTCGCAGACCCGCGAAAACAGTGTTCCGGAGAACACTCCTGTTCCCTCAGCGCCGCCCACCGATGACGTCCCTGGCCCGCCGGGAAGGGATAACAGTTCCCTGTGGGTCAAGGCGGGTATCCTTGCCGGGGTCGTGGGTGCGGTCTACCTGGCCCTGAGGCTGAGGAGGTGA
- a CDS encoding ABC transporter permease produces MRAQIRWELEDPYNLLVFIFGFVMLGITFFSGLTSNDTVFMIAGPDEIIASESAKTLGLILPRLGTEEYTIFALTGALLVSLMLRYDRDTRVAKSIYSLPVRNHSVVLSKALSAMVLLFLASILPALLAFLYIHGDVPELMRRALFGEGFLAGYLLYWAMMVLYVVSLSALVAMLSPNTFAALLGSITLLYAPLVLKLRSLPPAVIDDAFFKAYTTQFYPSDRVAAFLDGSFYVGLLLPAVMLGVALILSEWRDVS; encoded by the coding sequence ATGAGGGCCCAGATAAGGTGGGAGCTTGAGGATCCCTACAACCTGCTCGTCTTCATCTTCGGCTTCGTCATGCTCGGCATCACCTTCTTTTCCGGCCTGACGAGCAACGATACCGTGTTTATGATAGCCGGGCCGGACGAGATAATTGCTTCCGAGTCCGCCAAGACCCTGGGACTGATACTCCCAAGGCTGGGAACCGAGGAGTACACGATATTCGCGCTCACCGGGGCCCTGCTGGTCTCCCTGATGCTCAGGTACGACAGGGACACTAGGGTTGCCAAGAGCATCTACAGCCTGCCCGTCAGAAACCATTCGGTGGTCCTTTCAAAGGCGCTCTCCGCGATGGTGCTGCTCTTCCTTGCCTCAATCCTGCCGGCCCTCCTGGCGTTCTTATACATTCACGGGGACGTCCCGGAGCTGATGAGAAGGGCGCTCTTCGGGGAGGGCTTCTTAGCGGGCTACCTCCTCTACTGGGCCATGATGGTGCTCTACGTGGTATCTTTATCGGCCCTGGTGGCTATGCTCTCCCCGAACACCTTCGCCGCCCTCCTCGGAAGCATAACGCTCCTCTACGCCCCCCTCGTGCTCAAGCTGAGGAGCCTCCCCCCGGCGGTGATCGACGATGCGTTCTTCAAAGCCTACACGACCCAGTTCTACCCCTCCGACAGGGTGGCGGCGTTCCTCGACGGTTCCTTCTACGTGGGGCTTCTTCTACCGGCGGTGATGCTCGGCGTGGCCCTCATACTCAGCGAGTGGAGGGACGTCTCATGA
- a CDS encoding class I SAM-dependent methyltransferase: MGFREKYAKLGERYERIDGPLERFFDPLRRKAAGYVAGRVLEVGVGTGFMLPHYPRDIELHAIDAVPEMVEVAKERAEEIGLNARFYVMDAEKLEFPDSSFDTVVSAFVFCTVPDPERAMAEIHRVLKPGGRVILLEHTRSDCRLLNWLFLKPLDVLLGLLLEDNTLRETHLLARNYFEIEHEESHYRGIVRLIVGRKG; this comes from the coding sequence ATGGGCTTTCGGGAGAAGTACGCGAAGCTCGGCGAGAGGTACGAGAGGATAGACGGCCCGCTGGAGAGGTTCTTTGACCCGCTGAGGAGGAAGGCGGCCGGCTACGTCGCCGGCAGGGTGCTCGAGGTCGGCGTCGGCACGGGCTTCATGCTCCCCCATTACCCACGGGACATCGAGCTGCACGCGATAGATGCCGTCCCCGAGATGGTGGAGGTGGCGAAGGAGAGGGCCGAGGAAATTGGTTTGAACGCCAGATTCTACGTGATGGACGCCGAGAAGCTGGAGTTTCCGGACAGCAGCTTCGACACCGTCGTTTCCGCCTTCGTCTTCTGCACCGTCCCGGACCCGGAGAGGGCCATGGCAGAAATACACCGCGTCCTTAAGCCCGGCGGGAGGGTAATCCTGCTTGAGCACACGAGGAGCGACTGCAGGCTTCTGAACTGGCTGTTTCTCAAACCCCTCGACGTTCTCCTTGGTCTTTTGCTGGAGGACAACACGCTGAGGGAAACGCACCTTCTGGCCAGAAACTACTTCGAAATCGAGCACGAGGAGAGCCACTACCGGGGAATAGTCCGGCTCATAGTGGGCAGGAAGGGGTGA